One window from the genome of Pandoraea fibrosis encodes:
- a CDS encoding nuclear transport factor 2 family protein — MPPVPGAAISAAVAAPAVSASQMAANKQAVLAFYDAGLNRKDFEAARQYLGAQYIQHNPNAADGVEGFGKFLDFLRKNQPDSHSDIVRAFADGDYVILHVRKVPHPGDLPIAIVDIFRLDKGKIVEHWDVSQQVPAKTVSGNPMF, encoded by the coding sequence ATGCCGCCGGTGCCCGGCGCCGCCATTTCTGCGGCTGTCGCAGCACCCGCTGTGTCGGCGTCGCAGATGGCGGCCAACAAGCAGGCAGTGCTCGCGTTCTACGACGCCGGCCTCAACCGCAAGGATTTCGAGGCAGCGCGACAGTATCTCGGCGCGCAGTACATCCAGCACAATCCGAACGCGGCCGATGGTGTTGAAGGGTTCGGCAAGTTTCTGGACTTCCTGCGCAAGAATCAGCCGGACTCGCATAGCGATATTGTCCGGGCGTTCGCCGATGGCGATTACGTGATTCTGCATGTGCGCAAGGTGCCCCATCCGGGGGATCTGCCCATCGCCATCGTCGACATTTTCCGTCTGGACAAGGGCAAGATCGTCGAGCACTGGGACGTGTCGCAACAGGTCCCGGCAAAGACCGTCAGCGGCAACCCGATGTTCTGA
- a CDS encoding sulfite exporter TauE/SafE family protein, whose amino-acid sequence MAMIAVVGTAAGAVSGVVGTGSSMMLLPVLVYTYGPKQAVPIMAVAAIIGNVSKVLAWWRDIDWRAVMAYSLPGAPAAALGARTLWSLPATVVDIALGLFFIAMVPARHYLHRKQWRLALWQLAAAGALIGFLTGIVLSTGPLSVPAFAAYGLSGGAFLGSESASSVLIYVAKVLMFSDLGALPPEAWANGLIVGLTLMLGTVLGKHFVLGLTPAVFQRLLDTMLVVSGGVMLSAAWR is encoded by the coding sequence ATGGCGATGATTGCCGTCGTGGGTACGGCGGCGGGAGCGGTGAGCGGCGTGGTCGGCACCGGGTCGTCGATGATGCTGCTTCCCGTGCTGGTCTACACGTATGGTCCGAAGCAGGCTGTGCCGATCATGGCCGTCGCTGCGATCATCGGAAACGTCTCGAAGGTGCTGGCCTGGTGGCGCGACATCGACTGGCGCGCCGTGATGGCTTACTCGCTGCCCGGCGCGCCGGCCGCGGCACTTGGCGCACGCACCCTGTGGAGTCTGCCGGCCACGGTCGTCGACATCGCGTTGGGACTGTTCTTCATCGCCATGGTGCCGGCGCGGCACTATCTGCACCGCAAGCAATGGCGACTTGCGCTCTGGCAGTTGGCGGCTGCCGGTGCGCTCATCGGCTTCCTCACCGGCATCGTGCTCTCCACGGGGCCGCTCAGCGTGCCGGCGTTTGCCGCGTATGGCTTATCGGGGGGCGCATTCCTCGGCTCGGAGTCGGCCAGTTCCGTGCTGATCTACGTCGCCAAAGTGCTGATGTTCTCCGACCTTGGCGCATTGCCGCCCGAGGCGTGGGCCAACGGACTGATCGTCGGCCTGACGTTGATGCTCGGTACCGTTCTCGGCAAGCACTTCGTGCTGGGCCTGACCCCGGCAGTGTTTCAGCGCTTGCTCGATACGATGCTCGTCGTCTCCGGCGGCGTGATGCTCAGCGCCGCTTGGCGTTGA
- a CDS encoding glutathione S-transferase, whose amino-acid sequence MLTVHHLNNSRSQRVLWLLEELGVPYELRRYERDPKTMLAPPELRQVHPLGKSPVVTDGELTLAESGAIIEYLVERYGQGRLAPPRDTPQRLRWTYWLHYAEGSAMPPLLLKLVALRIASAPMPFFVRPIARKISDTLQSSFVDPQLTLHFGYVNDALTKTGWFVGDSFSAADIQMSFPLEAATARADGQTSWPAIDDFLKRIHARDAYQRALARGGPYELLS is encoded by the coding sequence ATGCTGACGGTTCATCACCTGAACAACTCCCGCTCTCAGCGCGTGCTATGGCTGCTCGAAGAGCTGGGCGTTCCGTACGAACTGCGCCGTTACGAGCGCGACCCCAAGACCATGCTCGCCCCGCCGGAATTGCGTCAGGTGCATCCGCTAGGCAAGTCGCCGGTGGTGACCGACGGCGAACTGACGCTGGCCGAGTCGGGGGCAATCATCGAGTATCTGGTGGAGCGCTACGGGCAGGGCAGGCTCGCGCCGCCACGCGACACGCCGCAGCGGCTGCGTTGGACGTACTGGCTGCACTATGCGGAAGGATCGGCGATGCCGCCGCTCTTGCTCAAGCTTGTGGCGTTGCGCATTGCGAGTGCGCCGATGCCGTTCTTCGTGCGGCCCATCGCCCGCAAGATCAGCGATACCTTGCAGTCGAGCTTCGTCGACCCGCAGTTGACACTGCATTTCGGGTACGTCAACGACGCGTTGACGAAGACTGGCTGGTTCGTCGGCGACAGTTTCAGCGCGGCGGACATTCAGATGAGCTTTCCGCTCGAAGCCGCCACCGCGCGTGCCGACGGGCAAACGTCGTGGCCCGCCATTGACGACTTTCTCAAACGTATCCATGCCCGAGACGCGTATCAACGTGCGCTGGCGCGCGGCGGACCGTATGAACTGCTAAGCTGA